A single Candidatus Eisenbacteria bacterium DNA region contains:
- a CDS encoding FAD-dependent oxidoreductase has translation MQELNSPHQFKILRDRLEDSRDPAIPVITISAGTCGQASGANDLIRVTKRELLKEGLADKIHLRITGCHGFCEMEPSVLVEPQRTFYPKIKQKDMVQIVRAVANGKVVSSLLLKDPAREKPFANQDDVPFYAKQSRTILARNEKIDPIRIYNYIENGGYSAMVKALEKADPRWVINEVKASGLRGRGGAGFPTGFKWELLAAQPNGRGKFIVCNADEGDPGAYMDRSVLEGNPHSIIEGMIIGAYGTGATEGVIYVRNEYPLAIKHLIIALRQARELGLLGKDILGTGFDFDINLVRGAGAFVCGEETALMKSIAGKVGEPTQRPPFPVEKGIDGKPTAINNVETWANIPVIIRDGAAEFSKQGTKNNSGTKIFSLVGKVKYTGLVEVPMGITIEKIVNDIGGGPIGKARIKAVQTGGPSGGCIPARLFNLTVDYDSLAKAGSIMGSGGLIVMDENTCMVDVAKYFMSFLKDESCGKCFTCRKGTQRMYEILEDVSEGKGSLEELGLLEELAEVVKDTTMCGLGQTASNPVLSTLRYFRDEYERHVRDKRCDAFVCKGLVGAPCATACPVETEGWRYIAHIERGEYEEAYRVIRENNPFPSVCARACSHPCEERCRVGTQGGEAVAIRALKRFVTDRVDPSVYKPLHAVSNERDGRRIAVIGSGPAGLTCAHYLSLKGHKVTVFEKEDEPGGMLISTIPAYRLPRETVRKEIKSLLNKNVTMKCGVSLGKDITMDKLFKEGFHAVFLAIGAHKSLGLGLPREKLSGVYPSISFLKAFNLHKERLANGHVGVIGGGNSAVDAARVALRQPGVKTVTIFYRRSQEEMPAFGEEVAAALEEGVKLETLVSPIRVISKGGHLSGIEFVRNALGEFDSSGRRRPVSIPDSEFSASLDTLIVATGEIPDTDCIVGAGDYRISVAENRRTVLVDPETLCTNRPGVFAGGDLVTGPNTIVDAIAAGKRAATMIDLYLRNEKLHQPARWRIPRHYIEPAKTNLKEAQQLKRVEIPCVPVDSRKRKSVEVEKALSAREATRESRRCLRCDLEFTKPGDEKTAAGSLEKKPT, from the coding sequence ATGCAAGAACTGAATTCTCCTCATCAATTCAAGATCTTGAGGGACCGTTTGGAGGATAGCCGGGATCCAGCCATTCCGGTTATCACGATTTCAGCAGGCACGTGCGGCCAGGCGAGTGGGGCAAACGACCTCATCCGGGTCACGAAACGAGAGCTTCTGAAAGAAGGACTGGCAGACAAAATCCACCTTCGCATTACTGGCTGCCACGGGTTCTGTGAGATGGAGCCATCGGTTCTCGTCGAGCCGCAGAGAACGTTCTATCCCAAAATCAAGCAGAAAGACATGGTGCAGATAGTCAGGGCCGTGGCCAATGGAAAGGTGGTTTCGTCTTTGCTTCTCAAGGATCCGGCCCGGGAGAAGCCTTTTGCAAACCAGGATGACGTCCCGTTCTATGCAAAACAGTCACGCACCATACTTGCCCGGAATGAAAAGATCGATCCAATCCGCATCTACAACTACATCGAGAACGGCGGCTACTCGGCCATGGTCAAAGCGCTGGAAAAGGCGGACCCCCGATGGGTGATAAACGAAGTCAAAGCATCTGGCCTGCGGGGCCGCGGCGGTGCCGGCTTCCCTACCGGATTCAAATGGGAGCTCCTGGCTGCACAGCCGAATGGCCGCGGAAAATTCATCGTGTGCAATGCGGATGAAGGTGACCCCGGCGCGTACATGGACCGCAGCGTGCTGGAGGGCAATCCGCACAGCATCATTGAAGGGATGATAATCGGAGCATATGGGACCGGGGCCACAGAGGGAGTTATTTACGTCCGCAACGAATACCCGCTCGCCATCAAGCATCTGATCATCGCACTCAGACAGGCGCGCGAGCTGGGGCTGCTCGGCAAGGATATTCTGGGGACCGGCTTTGATTTTGACATCAATCTGGTCAGAGGCGCGGGTGCATTCGTGTGCGGCGAGGAAACAGCCCTCATGAAATCCATCGCGGGAAAAGTCGGAGAGCCGACTCAGCGTCCGCCATTCCCGGTCGAGAAAGGCATAGACGGCAAGCCCACAGCAATCAATAACGTCGAAACCTGGGCCAATATCCCGGTGATAATCCGTGACGGCGCAGCAGAGTTCTCAAAGCAGGGGACAAAGAACAACTCGGGTACAAAGATATTCAGCCTTGTCGGCAAGGTCAAATACACGGGGCTTGTAGAGGTGCCGATGGGGATAACAATAGAGAAGATCGTGAATGACATTGGGGGCGGCCCTATCGGCAAAGCCAGGATCAAAGCCGTGCAGACCGGCGGGCCATCGGGCGGCTGCATTCCGGCGAGACTCTTCAATCTAACTGTCGACTATGACAGTTTGGCGAAGGCCGGATCCATCATGGGCTCCGGCGGTCTGATCGTCATGGATGAAAACACCTGCATGGTCGATGTTGCGAAGTATTTCATGAGTTTTCTGAAGGATGAGTCATGCGGCAAGTGCTTCACATGCCGGAAGGGAACGCAACGGATGTACGAGATCCTGGAGGATGTCTCCGAAGGGAAAGGCAGTCTGGAAGAGCTCGGCCTTCTCGAGGAGCTCGCGGAGGTTGTCAAGGACACCACAATGTGCGGCCTTGGGCAGACCGCCTCCAACCCCGTTCTCAGCACTCTGCGTTATTTCCGGGATGAATACGAACGCCACGTCCGTGACAAACGATGCGATGCTTTTGTATGTAAGGGACTTGTCGGCGCGCCGTGCGCCACCGCATGTCCCGTTGAAACCGAGGGATGGCGCTACATAGCTCATATTGAACGTGGAGAATATGAAGAAGCATACCGTGTAATACGCGAAAACAATCCATTTCCGTCGGTATGCGCTCGTGCTTGCAGCCACCCCTGCGAGGAACGTTGCAGAGTCGGAACGCAGGGCGGCGAGGCCGTTGCCATCCGTGCTCTCAAGCGTTTTGTGACTGACCGCGTTGACCCTTCTGTCTACAAACCGTTGCACGCAGTGAGCAACGAGAGAGACGGACGCAGAATTGCCGTTATTGGATCAGGCCCAGCCGGCCTCACTTGCGCCCACTATCTCTCGTTAAAGGGTCACAAGGTGACAGTGTTTGAGAAAGAAGATGAACCGGGAGGCATGCTGATCAGCACTATACCTGCCTATCGCTTACCGAGAGAGACAGTGCGCAAAGAGATCAAATCCTTGCTCAATAAAAACGTCACCATGAAATGTGGCGTCTCCCTCGGCAAGGACATAACGATGGATAAGTTGTTTAAGGAGGGATTCCATGCAGTATTCCTGGCGATTGGCGCTCACAAGAGCCTGGGTCTTGGTCTTCCCAGGGAAAAACTGTCCGGCGTGTACCCATCAATTAGTTTTCTGAAGGCATTTAATCTGCATAAAGAGAGGCTCGCAAATGGGCATGTCGGAGTGATTGGCGGCGGCAACTCTGCAGTAGATGCGGCAAGAGTGGCTCTCCGCCAACCGGGAGTCAAGACCGTCACAATCTTCTACCGCCGCAGCCAGGAAGAGATGCCGGCATTTGGCGAGGAAGTCGCGGCAGCTCTGGAGGAAGGAGTAAAGCTTGAGACATTGGTCTCCCCGATCAGAGTCATTTCCAAGGGTGGTCATCTTTCCGGAATCGAATTCGTGAGAAACGCATTGGGAGAGTTCGATTCAAGCGGCAGGAGACGCCCAGTCAGCATTCCTGACTCTGAGTTTTCGGCGTCCCTCGATACGCTAATTGTCGCAACCGGCGAGATCCCGGACACCGATTGCATCGTCGGCGCAGGTGATTACCGTATTAGTGTCGCTGAAAACAGACGGACAGTGCTTGTTGATCCCGAGACCCTTTGCACGAACCGGCCTGGAGTCTTCGCCGGAGGCGATCTTGTGACCGGTCCGAATACAATTGTCGATGCTATTGCCGCGGGGAAGAGGGCGGCAACTATGATCGATCTTTATCTACGAAACGAGAAATTGCATCAGCCGGCTAGATGGAGAATACCTCGGCACTATATTGAACCAGCAAAAACCAATTTGAAGGAAGCGCAGCAGCTAAAGAGAGTGGAGATACCTTGTGTTCCTGTGGATTCCAGAAAACGAAAATCCGTGGAAGTCGAGAAGGCACTTTCTGCCCGGGAAGCCACGCGGGAGTCAAGACGGTGTCTCCGGTGTGATCTGGAGTTCACGAAACCCGGGGACGAGAAGACAGCAGCCGGGTCACTGGAGAAAAAGCCAACATGA
- a CDS encoding PAS domain-containing protein: MSDVAGKGEITLAPPGHPINTLMEEHKLLLGFAAELRTTVQVMRSAKDFGSSHREMEQLKHIVEHLKDSESHYLREENVLFPYLERHGITQPPAIMWSEHNEIRERKKRIYGIMEKQKDLGFQKFVSELEGGAASLDDLLQSHFYKENNMLFPMAIKVITEDEWAEVGRQFDELGYCCFTPQHGRQAGQERRADKAEPVPEGQMAFETGSFSREELETLLNTLPVDITFVDKDDKVRYFSQSKERIFARTKAVIGREVLQCHPKESLDRVVQIVNDFKSNKRNSAEFWINLKGRLVYIRYFPVRRNGEYLGTLEVTQDITDIKKIEGEKRLL, encoded by the coding sequence ATGAGCGACGTAGCTGGAAAAGGAGAAATAACCCTGGCACCACCTGGACATCCGATCAACACACTTATGGAAGAGCACAAACTCCTCCTCGGGTTTGCCGCCGAACTGAGAACTACTGTGCAAGTCATGAGGAGCGCCAAGGATTTCGGCTCAAGCCACAGGGAGATGGAACAACTGAAGCACATTGTGGAGCATTTGAAAGATTCGGAGAGCCATTACCTCCGGGAGGAGAATGTCCTGTTTCCATATCTCGAAAGGCATGGGATTACTCAGCCGCCCGCGATCATGTGGTCTGAGCACAACGAAATCAGGGAGAGAAAGAAGAGAATCTACGGAATCATGGAGAAGCAGAAAGACTTGGGCTTTCAGAAGTTTGTCTCAGAGCTTGAAGGCGGAGCCGCATCCCTGGATGACCTTCTCCAGAGCCACTTCTACAAGGAAAACAACATGCTCTTCCCGATGGCGATAAAGGTCATCACAGAGGACGAGTGGGCGGAAGTCGGCAGGCAGTTCGATGAACTCGGATACTGCTGCTTCACGCCACAACACGGAAGACAAGCTGGCCAGGAGAGGCGGGCAGACAAGGCAGAACCTGTGCCCGAAGGACAGATGGCATTCGAGACAGGGAGCTTTTCCAGGGAAGAACTTGAGACACTCCTCAACACACTGCCTGTTGACATCACGTTTGTGGACAAGGATGACAAGGTCCGGTACTTCAGTCAGTCGAAGGAGAGAATTTTCGCGAGGACGAAAGCAGTCATCGGCCGCGAAGTCCTGCAGTGCCATCCAAAGGAAAGCTTGGACAGGGTCGTGCAGATCGTAAATGATTTCAAGAGCAACAAGAGGAATTCGGCCGAGTTTTGGATCAACTTGAAGGGGCGGCTCGTCTACATCCGCTACTTCCCCGTGCGCAGAAACGGCGAGTATCTTGGTACCCTGGAGGTGACCCAGGATATTACGGATATAAAGAAAATAGAAGGAGAGAAAAGACTGCTATAA
- a CDS encoding NAD(P)H-dependent oxidoreductase subunit E, giving the protein MSSAEIQAIIEKHGATRGGLISILEDIQGKYGCLPEEALRVVADTTNRSLVDIYGVATFYKSFRLKPRGKHLVSVCLGTACHVRGGPGIAGEFERQLKIAAGDTTSDREFTLETVRCLGACALGPIVVADGHYFSNVNTADVKQIIEKTRAGLDRVEIKGDDRVFPVEVSCPRCNHSLMAGHHVLDGYPAIRITMSFGDHHGWLSLSSLYGSFAVESEQEIPPDTVVNFFCPHCHSELLGASNCAACDAPMVSMIVRGGGVVQICSRRGCRAHMLDLSGDNI; this is encoded by the coding sequence ATGAGCTCGGCCGAGATTCAAGCAATCATTGAAAAACATGGTGCGACACGCGGAGGTCTGATCTCCATCCTGGAAGACATTCAGGGAAAGTATGGATGTCTTCCTGAGGAAGCCTTGAGGGTGGTGGCAGATACGACCAACCGCTCCCTCGTGGACATCTACGGGGTAGCCACTTTCTACAAGTCCTTCAGACTGAAACCGAGAGGTAAGCATCTGGTCTCAGTCTGTCTCGGGACCGCGTGTCATGTCCGGGGCGGGCCTGGCATTGCCGGGGAATTCGAAAGGCAGCTCAAGATCGCGGCCGGCGACACTACTTCAGACAGAGAGTTCACGCTGGAAACGGTCCGATGCCTGGGTGCTTGCGCCCTCGGACCTATAGTCGTCGCGGATGGCCACTATTTCTCAAACGTGAATACGGCGGACGTGAAGCAGATCATAGAGAAAACCCGTGCGGGCCTCGACAGAGTTGAGATTAAGGGAGATGATCGTGTGTTCCCTGTTGAGGTCAGTTGTCCGCGCTGCAACCATAGTCTGATGGCAGGACACCACGTTCTGGACGGCTATCCGGCTATCCGCATCACAATGTCTTTTGGAGACCACCACGGCTGGTTAAGTTTGTCCAGCCTCTATGGCAGCTTTGCGGTTGAGTCTGAGCAAGAAATCCCGCCGGACACCGTTGTGAATTTCTTCTGTCCGCACTGCCATAGCGAACTTCTGGGTGCATCGAACTGCGCGGCCTGCGACGCCCCGATGGTCTCTATGATAGTACGCGGCGGCGGCGTAGTGCAGATTTGTTCACGACGCGGATGCAGAGCGCACATGCTGGATCTCAGCGGGGACAACATTTGA